Proteins co-encoded in one Flavivirga eckloniae genomic window:
- a CDS encoding T9SS type A sorting domain-containing protein — MKKTFTFKTLLILGILFCLPSLTNAQIRFVSIDPTTDTVTIKNFGASTVDISDYKLCIFPAYPKLNTLTVNSGSLNLAANAEVTVVSSANLVDAGGEIGLYIDTFSFSEPANIRDYVQWISSGGTREVVAVGAGIWTTGTTIPNTTSPPYQYNGNGTSENGASFWGTTLSVNDLTANNFSMSPNPASSFISLKFPQVIDSGSLDIYNVLGEHIFNEKLSLNSSLKIDVSNFNQGLYFVKINNQTKRFIKL, encoded by the coding sequence ATGAAAAAAACCTTTACTTTTAAAACCCTTCTAATATTAGGTATTCTCTTTTGTTTACCATCGTTGACAAATGCTCAAATACGATTTGTTAGCATAGATCCTACAACCGACACAGTAACGATTAAAAACTTTGGAGCTAGTACGGTAGATATTTCCGATTACAAACTTTGCATTTTTCCTGCTTATCCCAAACTAAACACTTTAACAGTTAATAGCGGATCGCTAAATTTAGCAGCCAATGCAGAAGTTACTGTTGTTAGTTCTGCAAATCTTGTAGATGCCGGAGGAGAAATAGGTTTATATATTGATACATTCAGTTTTTCTGAACCAGCCAACATCCGGGATTATGTGCAATGGATAAGTTCAGGAGGAACCAGAGAGGTTGTTGCTGTTGGAGCTGGTATTTGGACTACAGGAACAACAATACCAAATACAACGTCTCCCCCATATCAATATAACGGAAACGGAACATCTGAAAATGGAGCCTCCTTTTGGGGAACTACATTAAGTGTTAACGACTTAACGGCAAACAATTTTTCAATGTCTCCAAATCCAGCATCGTCTTTTATCTCTTTAAAATTTCCTCAAGTTATTGATAGCGGATCGCTAGATATATATAATGTTTTGGGCGAACATATTTTTAACGAGAAGCTTTCTCTCAACAGTTCTTTAAAAATTGATGTTTCCAACTTTAATCAGGGTCTGTATTTTGTAAAA